One Kribbella sp. NBC_00662 genomic region harbors:
- a CDS encoding Gfo/Idh/MocA family protein, which produces MTKQRIAIVGTGGIAGSHARAVTALAERAELVAAVDVDLTRAKEFADKWNIPATYPSLADLLAADRVDLIHLCTPPNSHVPLAVECLAADVDVYMEKPPTLSLDEFDRLVAAEEKSSAQVACVFQHRFGSGAVRLRQLLGDGVLGRPLVALCNTVWYRDDAYFDVPWRGTFDVEGGGPTMGHGIHQYDLLLSILGPWEKVTALAARRARPTQTEDVSMALVTFENGAVASVVNSLVSARQTSQLRFDCEHATVELEHLYGYKNPDWTVTPAPGHEEIADAWTADLPDVPSGHTAQLAAILDAKAAGAPTPVTLAEARNTLELAAAIYASAFTDKPIRRGELAPGTPYAERMGGPGAPWSA; this is translated from the coding sequence ATGACCAAGCAGAGGATAGCGATCGTCGGTACGGGCGGGATTGCCGGCTCGCACGCCCGGGCGGTCACCGCGCTGGCGGAGCGGGCCGAGCTGGTTGCGGCCGTCGACGTCGACCTGACGCGGGCCAAGGAATTCGCCGACAAGTGGAACATCCCGGCGACCTACCCGAGCCTGGCCGACCTGCTCGCGGCGGACCGCGTCGACCTCATCCACCTGTGTACGCCGCCGAACTCGCACGTTCCGCTCGCAGTGGAGTGCCTGGCCGCGGATGTCGACGTGTACATGGAGAAGCCTCCGACGCTGTCGCTGGACGAGTTCGACCGGCTGGTCGCGGCGGAGGAGAAGTCGTCGGCGCAGGTCGCGTGCGTGTTCCAGCACCGCTTCGGATCGGGTGCCGTCCGGCTGCGGCAGTTGCTCGGCGACGGCGTACTCGGCCGGCCGTTGGTTGCCCTGTGCAACACCGTTTGGTATCGCGACGACGCGTACTTCGACGTCCCGTGGCGCGGGACGTTCGACGTCGAGGGCGGCGGGCCGACGATGGGTCACGGCATCCATCAGTACGACCTGCTGCTGTCGATCCTCGGGCCGTGGGAGAAGGTGACCGCGCTCGCGGCCCGGCGGGCGCGCCCGACCCAGACCGAGGACGTCTCGATGGCACTGGTGACCTTCGAGAACGGCGCCGTCGCGTCCGTCGTGAACTCGCTGGTGTCGGCCCGCCAGACGTCCCAGCTCCGCTTCGACTGCGAGCACGCGACGGTCGAGCTAGAGCACCTGTACGGCTACAAGAACCCCGACTGGACCGTCACGCCCGCTCCCGGCCACGAGGAGATCGCCGACGCCTGGACCGCGGACCTCCCCGACGTACCGAGCGGCCACACCGCCCAACTGGCCGCGATCCTGGACGCCAAGGCAGCCGGCGCGCCGACCCCGGTCACCCTCGCCGAGGCCCGCAACACGCTCGAACTGGCCGCCGCCATCTACGCCTCAGCCTTCACCGACAAGCCCATCCGGCGCGGAGAGCTCGCCCCCGGCACCCCGTACGCCGAACGCATGGGTGGCCCTGGTGCGCCCTGGAGTGCCTAG
- a CDS encoding EamA family transporter, producing the protein MLSNRVSLLLVTTITPLLWGTTYLVTTEFLPPHRPLLAALLRSLPAGLLLVAITRVLPRGSWWWRSLVLGTLNIGAFNALLFVGAYRLPGGVAATVGAIQPLLVAVLSAGLLRQRLSLRTVLTAIAGVVGVGLLVLRATAQLDMLGVLAAVGGAVVMAFGVVLSKRWTSPSPLLATTGWQLVAGGLVLLPVAFLVEGALPDFTLRNLAGYSYLALFGSAIAYALWFRGLRELAPTEVTFLGLLSPVMATTLGWLVLDQHLSVWQAIGGLIVLAALVTAQVRRKVRPTPAAEAPVLVAAGER; encoded by the coding sequence GTGCTAAGCAATCGAGTCTCTCTTCTTCTGGTCACGACGATCACGCCGTTGCTCTGGGGTACGACCTATCTGGTCACGACCGAGTTCCTCCCACCTCATCGGCCGCTGCTGGCCGCGCTGCTCCGGTCGCTGCCGGCCGGCCTGCTGCTGGTGGCCATCACCCGGGTGCTGCCGAGAGGTAGTTGGTGGTGGCGCTCGCTGGTCCTCGGCACGCTCAACATCGGTGCCTTCAACGCACTGCTCTTCGTCGGTGCGTACCGGCTGCCCGGCGGCGTGGCCGCGACAGTCGGCGCGATCCAGCCACTACTGGTCGCAGTACTGTCGGCCGGACTGCTGCGGCAGCGGCTGTCTCTGCGCACTGTGCTCACAGCGATTGCCGGAGTCGTCGGCGTCGGCCTGCTGGTACTGCGGGCGACTGCACAGCTCGACATGCTGGGTGTACTCGCGGCTGTCGGCGGTGCGGTCGTCATGGCGTTCGGCGTCGTACTCAGCAAGCGCTGGACCTCCCCCTCTCCCCTGCTGGCCACCACTGGTTGGCAACTGGTCGCTGGTGGACTGGTGCTGCTACCTGTGGCCTTCCTGGTCGAAGGCGCGCTACCTGACTTCACCCTGCGGAACCTCGCGGGTTACTCCTACCTGGCGCTCTTCGGTTCCGCGATCGCATATGCACTCTGGTTCCGCGGACTCCGCGAGCTGGCTCCGACCGAGGTGACATTCCTCGGGCTGCTCAGCCCGGTCATGGCGACGACACTCGGCTGGCTGGTGCTCGATCAGCACCTGTCAGTCTGGCAGGCCATCGGCGGCCTGATTGTCCTCGCTGCCCTCGTGACCGCCCAGGTACGGCGCAAGGTGCGGCCAACGCCTGCGGCAGAAGCTCCTGTCCTTGTCGCAGCCGGGGAGCGCTGA
- the nusB gene encoding transcription antitermination factor NusB, with translation MSARSKARKRALDVLFESEVRGLPVGGTLADRVADNDPPVNEFTVALVEGVAKHIEQIDDLLETHSVGWTLDRMPAVDRNILRIGAYELLFDDQVPDVVAVSEAVALARDLSTDESPVFVNGLLARLLQLKPTLGI, from the coding sequence ATGTCTGCCCGTAGCAAGGCCCGCAAGCGCGCACTGGACGTGCTGTTCGAGTCCGAGGTCAGGGGGCTGCCGGTCGGCGGCACCCTGGCCGACCGGGTGGCCGACAACGACCCGCCGGTGAACGAGTTCACTGTGGCGCTGGTCGAAGGTGTCGCGAAGCACATCGAGCAGATCGACGACCTGCTCGAGACCCACTCGGTGGGCTGGACCCTGGACCGGATGCCGGCCGTCGACCGGAACATCCTCCGGATCGGCGCCTACGAGCTGCTGTTCGACGACCAGGTCCCGGACGTGGTCGCGGTGAGCGAGGCGGTCGCGCTGGCGCGCGATCTGTCGACGGACGAGTCGCCGGTCTTCGTGAACGGGCTGCTGGCGAGACTGCTGCAGCTGAAGCCCACACTGGGCATCTGA
- a CDS encoding NAD(P)-dependent oxidoreductase codes for MRILVWGAAGAVGSRVAREAVARGHQVTTVGRSSGPLRGDASDPDDVARLSAGHDVVISATRPRAGQEGELVAAAKGLLIGLRDSGVRLILVGGAASLTVPGTEVKLVDSPDFPTELRPIALACNEQYDVVRAAGGLDWTYVSPPALLEPGERTGSYRKGYDHLVTDAVGSSAISMEDFAIAIVDEAERAEHVRQRFTVGY; via the coding sequence ATGCGAATCCTGGTCTGGGGTGCCGCCGGCGCTGTCGGCAGTCGAGTCGCCCGAGAAGCAGTTGCCCGCGGCCACCAGGTCACCACGGTCGGCCGCTCCTCCGGTCCGCTCCGTGGTGATGCCAGCGACCCGGACGACGTCGCTCGACTGAGTGCCGGGCACGACGTGGTGATCAGTGCGACCCGACCGCGTGCAGGACAGGAAGGTGAACTGGTCGCTGCCGCCAAGGGACTGCTGATCGGCCTGCGCGACAGCGGCGTACGGCTGATCCTGGTCGGCGGTGCGGCCAGTCTGACCGTGCCGGGGACCGAGGTGAAACTGGTCGACTCGCCGGACTTCCCGACGGAGCTGCGCCCGATCGCCCTGGCCTGCAACGAGCAGTACGACGTCGTGCGGGCCGCCGGCGGCCTGGACTGGACGTATGTGAGCCCGCCGGCGCTACTCGAGCCCGGAGAGCGGACCGGGAGCTACCGGAAGGGCTACGACCATCTGGTCACCGATGCGGTCGGCAGCTCGGCGATCTCGATGGAGGACTTCGCGATCGCGATCGTCGACGAAGCCGAGCGGGCGGAGCACGTCCGGCAGCGGTTCACGGTCGGGTACTGA
- a CDS encoding MarR family winged helix-turn-helix transcriptional regulator has protein sequence MADHVDLVLEQWRARRPDIDPSPMGVIGRLSRLSALFDAELRRNFAKYELDRASFDVLATLRRSNAEHSLTPAGLMHSSMVTSGAISQRLDRLESRGLVTRTPSETDGRGVQVTLTAKGLKLIDKVLPTHVDTESQLLAGLSTAERDQLAGLLRTLLESLGDKRN, from the coding sequence ATGGCAGATCACGTCGACCTGGTGCTCGAGCAGTGGCGGGCACGGCGGCCGGATATCGATCCGTCGCCGATGGGGGTCATCGGCCGGCTGAGCCGGCTCAGTGCGCTGTTCGATGCCGAGCTGCGGCGGAACTTCGCCAAGTACGAGCTGGACCGCGCGTCGTTCGACGTACTGGCGACGCTGCGGCGCAGCAACGCGGAGCACAGCCTGACTCCGGCCGGGCTGATGCACTCCTCGATGGTGACGTCAGGGGCGATCAGCCAGCGGTTGGACAGGCTGGAGTCGCGCGGCCTGGTGACGCGGACGCCCAGCGAGACCGACGGCCGCGGCGTGCAGGTGACGCTGACGGCCAAGGGACTCAAGCTGATCGACAAGGTGCTGCCGACACACGTCGACACCGAGTCGCAACTGCTCGCCGGTCTGTCGACCGCCGAACGCGATCAGCTGGCCGGCCTGCTCCGCACCTTGCTGGAATCCCTTGGAGACAAGCGGAACTAG
- a CDS encoding response regulator transcription factor: MTTSTNGQHRIPVWVKALDPLSQFGLVHALRQRPEINLINDTDLTAPMPGQPAQSAQLAQQGDQRPAPPVVALIAVDSLDAGAVQVLRAATQRGCRRTVLIGSTIDDDALMTAVELGVSGVLRRTEATADRIVHLVQAAAAGDGSLPPDLLGRLLGQVSRMQRHVPAPRGLSHTGLSDRETQVLRLVADGKDTQEIARELSYSERTVKNVLHEVTSRLQLKNRSHAVAYALREGLI, encoded by the coding sequence ATGACGACCAGCACGAATGGGCAACACCGTATTCCGGTCTGGGTGAAGGCGCTGGACCCGCTGTCGCAGTTCGGGTTGGTGCATGCGCTGCGGCAGCGGCCGGAGATCAACCTGATCAACGACACCGACCTGACCGCTCCGATGCCCGGCCAGCCGGCGCAGTCGGCGCAGCTGGCGCAGCAGGGCGACCAGCGCCCCGCCCCGCCAGTGGTCGCGTTGATCGCCGTCGACTCGCTGGACGCCGGTGCGGTTCAGGTACTGCGGGCCGCAACCCAGCGCGGCTGCCGCCGGACCGTGCTGATCGGCAGCACGATCGACGACGACGCGCTGATGACCGCCGTCGAGCTGGGGGTGTCCGGCGTACTGCGCCGTACCGAGGCGACCGCTGACCGGATCGTGCATCTGGTCCAAGCCGCCGCTGCCGGGGACGGCAGCCTGCCGCCGGATCTCCTGGGCCGGTTGCTGGGACAGGTGTCACGCATGCAGCGGCACGTGCCGGCACCACGGGGGCTGTCCCACACCGGTCTGTCCGACCGCGAGACGCAGGTACTGCGGCTGGTGGCCGACGGCAAGGACACGCAGGAGATCGCCCGTGAGCTGTCCTACTCGGAGCGGACGGTCAAGAACGTCCTGCACGAGGTGACCAGCCGGCTTCAGCTGAAGAACCGCTCGCACGCCGTCGCGTACGCACTGCGCGAGGGCCTGATCTGA
- the aroQ gene encoding type II 3-dehydroquinate dehydratase, which translates to MSRRVLVLNGPNLGRLGSREPEKYGTTTFAELVGVCEKTGAELGFEVEVRQTDDEAELVGWLHEAADDRTPVVLNPAAFTHYSYALRDAIAQRTAPLIEIHLTNPATREEFRHTSVVAGVATGTIAGFGLDSYRLALRALTSLDS; encoded by the coding sequence GTGAGCAGGCGGGTGCTGGTGCTGAACGGGCCGAACCTCGGGCGGCTGGGGTCCCGCGAGCCGGAGAAGTACGGTACGACGACGTTCGCCGAGCTGGTCGGGGTGTGTGAGAAGACCGGCGCCGAGCTCGGCTTCGAGGTCGAGGTGCGGCAGACCGACGACGAGGCGGAGCTGGTCGGCTGGCTGCACGAGGCGGCCGACGACCGGACCCCCGTCGTACTGAACCCCGCCGCGTTCACGCACTACTCGTACGCGCTGCGCGACGCGATCGCCCAGCGGACGGCTCCGTTGATCGAGATCCACCTCACCAACCCCGCCACCCGCGAGGAGTTCCGGCACACCAGCGTCGTCGCCGGTGTGGCGACCGGGACCATCGCCGGCTTCGGCCTGGACTCCTACCGGCTCGCGCTTCGCGCACTGACGAGCCTGGATTCATAA
- a CDS encoding transcriptional regulator, giving the protein MPSEYAKTLGGKLRAIRQQQGLSLHGVEEKSKGRWKAVVVGSYERGDRAVTVQKLAELADFYGVPIRELLPGSASAAAAAAAPPRLILDLEALQHLDASEAGPLTRYAATIQAQRGDYNGKVLSIRQDDMRTLAVIYDESPTTLTERFISWGVLNPEAKGEVEESSEAAGA; this is encoded by the coding sequence GTGCCTAGCGAATACGCGAAGACACTGGGTGGCAAGCTACGCGCCATCCGCCAGCAGCAAGGGCTGTCGCTGCATGGTGTGGAAGAGAAGTCCAAGGGTCGCTGGAAGGCGGTCGTCGTCGGCTCTTACGAGCGTGGCGATCGAGCCGTCACGGTCCAGAAGCTCGCGGAGCTCGCCGATTTCTACGGCGTGCCGATCCGTGAACTGCTCCCTGGTTCCGCCAGCGCGGCCGCAGCTGCTGCTGCTCCGCCCCGGTTGATCCTCGACCTGGAGGCCCTGCAACACCTCGACGCGAGCGAGGCGGGTCCGCTGACGCGGTACGCCGCCACGATCCAGGCTCAGCGTGGGGACTACAACGGAAAGGTGCTGTCGATCCGGCAGGACGACATGCGGACGCTCGCCGTGATCTACGACGAGTCGCCGACGACGCTGACCGAGCGTTTCATCTCCTGGGGCGTGCTGAACCCGGAGGCGAAGGGTGAGGTCGAGGAATCGTCCGAGGCAGCCGGCGCCTGA
- the aroB gene encoding 3-dehydroquinate synthase, giving the protein MTDGPTRIRVAAAAPYDVVIGNNLLGELPVLLGDGVQRVAVIHPRALRETGDAIRDDLTASGFTAHAIEIPDAEEAKTAEVLAYCWSVLGQAGFTRSDAIVSVGGGTTTDLAGFVAATWLRGVKVVHIPTTLLGMVDAAVGGKTGINTAEGKNLVGAFWEPAGVLCDLAALETLPPNDYVSGLAEVVKCGFIADPVILDLVEKDPAAATSPSYGATEELIARSIQVKADTVGADLRERTTTAGGQIGREALNYGHTLGHAIERVERYKWRHGAAISIGMVFVAELARATGRLDDATADRHRAVLESLGLPVSYRADAWPHLQDAMKLDKKTRADRLRFVILDALAKPTILEAPDPSLLIAAYGEVS; this is encoded by the coding sequence ATGACCGACGGCCCGACCAGGATCCGGGTTGCCGCGGCCGCGCCGTACGACGTTGTCATCGGCAACAATCTGCTCGGCGAACTGCCGGTGCTGCTGGGCGACGGGGTGCAGCGGGTCGCCGTCATCCACCCGCGGGCGCTCCGCGAGACCGGCGACGCGATCCGCGACGACCTGACCGCCTCCGGGTTCACCGCGCACGCGATCGAGATCCCGGACGCCGAGGAGGCCAAGACCGCCGAGGTGCTGGCGTACTGCTGGTCCGTGCTCGGTCAGGCCGGGTTCACCCGGTCGGACGCGATCGTGAGCGTCGGCGGCGGTACGACGACCGACCTGGCCGGATTCGTCGCGGCGACCTGGTTGCGCGGCGTGAAGGTCGTGCACATCCCGACCACCCTGCTCGGCATGGTCGACGCGGCCGTCGGCGGCAAGACCGGTATCAACACCGCCGAAGGCAAGAACCTGGTTGGCGCCTTCTGGGAGCCGGCCGGCGTCCTCTGCGACCTGGCCGCGCTCGAGACCCTGCCGCCGAACGACTACGTCAGCGGGCTCGCCGAGGTCGTGAAGTGCGGCTTCATCGCCGACCCGGTGATCCTCGACCTGGTCGAGAAGGACCCGGCTGCCGCCACGAGTCCGTCGTACGGCGCGACCGAGGAGCTGATCGCCCGCTCGATCCAGGTGAAGGCGGACACGGTCGGCGCGGACCTGCGCGAGCGGACCACGACCGCGGGCGGCCAGATCGGTCGCGAGGCGCTGAACTACGGGCACACGCTCGGTCACGCGATCGAGCGGGTCGAGCGGTACAAGTGGCGCCACGGTGCCGCGATCAGCATCGGCATGGTGTTCGTCGCTGAGCTCGCCCGTGCCACCGGCCGTCTCGACGACGCGACCGCCGACCGGCACCGCGCCGTACTCGAGTCGCTCGGCCTGCCGGTCTCCTATCGTGCCGACGCCTGGCCGCACCTGCAGGACGCGATGAAGCTCGACAAGAAGACGCGCGCCGACCGCCTCCGCTTCGTCATCCTCGACGCCCTGGCCAAACCGACCATCCTCGAGGCCCCCGACCCGAGTCTCCTCATCGCGGCGTACGGCGAGGTCAGCTAG
- a CDS encoding shikimate kinase: MSPVVVLVGPPGSGKSTIAALLADRLKATHRDTDTDIEAAAGKPISEIFVDEGEPHFRELERAAIVAALKDDGQVLSLGGGAILDPATRADLAGQTVVYLDVSLGEASKRVGMSVARPLLLGNVRTQLRNLMEARRPLYAEVAKVTVMTDDKTPDEIAGEILEQLV; the protein is encoded by the coding sequence GTGAGCCCGGTCGTCGTCCTGGTCGGACCACCGGGATCGGGTAAGTCCACGATCGCGGCGCTGCTGGCCGACCGGCTGAAGGCGACGCACCGCGACACCGACACCGACATCGAGGCCGCGGCCGGCAAGCCGATCTCCGAGATCTTCGTCGATGAGGGCGAGCCGCATTTCCGCGAGCTGGAGCGGGCCGCGATCGTCGCAGCGCTGAAGGACGACGGCCAGGTGCTGTCGCTCGGCGGCGGCGCGATCCTGGATCCCGCGACCCGCGCCGACCTGGCCGGCCAGACCGTCGTCTACCTCGACGTCAGCCTCGGCGAGGCCTCCAAGCGCGTCGGCATGAGCGTCGCCCGGCCGCTGCTGCTCGGCAACGTCCGCACCCAGCTCCGCAACCTGATGGAAGCCCGCCGGCCGTTGTACGCCGAGGTCGCCAAGGTGACCGTGATGACGGACGACAAGACGCCCGACGAGATCGCCGGCGAAATCCTGGAGCAGCTCGTATGA
- the aroC gene encoding chorismate synthase, with protein MLRWLTAGESHGQALVAVLEGLPAGVEVTTDDVADALARRRLGYGRGARMKFERDEVTFLGGFRHGLTLGSPVAIQVGNTEWPKWEQVMSADPVDAETLAGLARNAPLTRPRPGHADLAGMQKYGFDEARPVLERASARETAARVALGEVAARFLRQSYGVTIVSHVVELGTVRAPYGVIPSYADVAKLDADPVRCLDPDASKQMVAEIDAAQKAGDTLGGVVEVVVDGLPPGLGSYVHWDRRLDSKLAGALMGIQAIKGVELGDGFELARTPGSKAHDEIVAEDGAVRRTSGRSGGTEGGMSTGETLRVRAAMKPIATVPRALRTIDTSTGEAASAHHQRSDVCAVPAAGIVAEAMVALVLAEVSLEKFGGDSVTETARNHQSYLANLPTTITPREWE; from the coding sequence ATGCTGCGCTGGCTTACCGCCGGCGAGTCGCACGGACAAGCGCTCGTCGCCGTACTTGAAGGTCTTCCCGCGGGGGTCGAGGTCACGACTGATGACGTGGCCGACGCCCTGGCTCGTCGACGGCTCGGCTACGGCCGGGGTGCCCGGATGAAGTTCGAGCGGGACGAGGTGACGTTCCTCGGCGGTTTCCGGCACGGGCTGACGCTCGGGAGCCCGGTCGCGATCCAGGTCGGCAACACCGAGTGGCCGAAGTGGGAGCAGGTGATGAGCGCGGATCCGGTCGACGCGGAGACGCTCGCCGGCCTCGCGCGGAACGCCCCGCTGACCCGCCCGCGGCCCGGTCACGCCGACCTGGCCGGCATGCAGAAGTACGGGTTCGACGAGGCCCGCCCGGTGCTCGAGCGCGCCAGCGCCCGCGAGACCGCCGCCCGGGTCGCGCTGGGCGAGGTCGCCGCGCGCTTCCTCCGCCAGTCGTACGGCGTGACGATCGTCAGCCACGTCGTCGAGCTCGGCACCGTCAGGGCGCCGTACGGCGTGATCCCGTCGTACGCCGATGTCGCGAAGCTGGACGCCGATCCGGTCCGCTGCCTCGACCCGGACGCGAGCAAGCAGATGGTCGCGGAGATCGACGCCGCCCAGAAGGCCGGTGACACGCTCGGTGGCGTGGTCGAGGTCGTCGTGGACGGTCTCCCGCCGGGCCTCGGCAGCTACGTGCACTGGGACCGGCGGCTCGACTCCAAGCTGGCCGGCGCGCTGATGGGCATCCAGGCGATCAAGGGCGTCGAGCTCGGCGACGGGTTCGAGCTCGCCCGGACGCCCGGCTCCAAGGCGCACGACGAGATCGTCGCCGAGGACGGCGCGGTACGCCGTACCAGTGGCCGCTCGGGTGGCACCGAGGGCGGCATGAGCACGGGCGAGACGCTCCGGGTCCGGGCCGCGATGAAGCCGATCGCGACCGTGCCGCGGGCGCTCCGGACGATCGACACCTCGACCGGCGAGGCCGCCTCCGCGCACCACCAGCGGTCGGACGTCTGCGCCGTACCGGCCGCCGGGATCGTCGCCGAGGCGATGGTCGCGCTGGTGCTGGCCGAGGTCTCGCTGGAGAAGTTCGGCGGCGACTCGGTGACCGAGACCGCGCGCAACCACCAGTCGTACCTGGCGAACCTGCCGACCACGATCACCCCGCGGGAGTGGGAGTGA
- the pyrR gene encoding bifunctional pyr operon transcriptional regulator/uracil phosphoribosyltransferase PyrR, with protein sequence MSPAQSAETPDVAQPLERSSREVLDASDISRALTRIAHEILERNRGADPVVLLGIPSRGVPLAQRVSARIQAVEGQSVPTGSLDVTMYRDDIGLKPPRGLEHTDIPADGIDGKVVVLVDDVLFSGRTIRAALDALGDIGRPRAVQLAVLVDRGHRELPIRADYVGKNLPTSLVERVTVHLTEFDGEDAVLIADKGAK encoded by the coding sequence ATGAGCCCTGCCCAGAGTGCAGAGACTCCGGATGTCGCGCAGCCGCTGGAACGCAGCAGTCGCGAGGTCCTCGATGCTTCCGACATTTCCCGGGCACTGACCCGGATCGCCCACGAGATCCTCGAGCGGAACCGCGGCGCCGACCCGGTCGTCCTGCTCGGCATCCCCAGCCGCGGTGTCCCGCTGGCCCAGCGCGTCTCCGCCCGGATCCAGGCCGTCGAGGGGCAGAGCGTGCCCACTGGGTCACTCGACGTGACCATGTACCGCGACGACATCGGCCTCAAGCCGCCCCGCGGCCTGGAACACACCGACATCCCCGCGGACGGGATCGACGGCAAGGTCGTCGTCCTCGTCGACGACGTGCTGTTCTCCGGCCGCACGATCCGCGCGGCGCTCGACGCGCTCGGCGACATCGGCCGCCCGCGCGCGGTCCAGCTCGCGGTGCTGGTCGACCGCGGCCACCGCGAGTTGCCGATCCGCGCCGACTACGTCGGCAAGAACCTACCGACCTCGCTGGTGGAGCGCGTCACCGTCCACCTGACCGAGTTCGACGGCGAGGACGCTGTGCTGATCGCCGACAAGGGGGCGAAGTGA
- the efp gene encoding elongation factor P, producing MATTNDLKNGMVLDLDGQLWSVVWFQHHKPGKGGAIVRTKLKNVLSGKVVDKTFNADVKVEVATVDKRDMTYLYNDGSAFVFMDKSTYDQLQLQPEVVGDAVHFLLENQDAIVAVHDDLPLYVELPASVELTVEYTEPGLQGDRSSGGTKPAKLETGYDIQVPLFLTTGEKVKVDTRTGDYLGRVTS from the coding sequence GTGGCAACGACGAACGACCTCAAGAACGGCATGGTGCTCGACCTGGACGGCCAGTTGTGGTCCGTCGTGTGGTTCCAGCATCACAAGCCGGGCAAGGGCGGCGCCATCGTCCGGACGAAGCTCAAGAACGTGCTGTCCGGCAAGGTGGTGGACAAGACCTTCAACGCCGACGTCAAGGTCGAGGTTGCCACGGTCGACAAGCGTGACATGACGTACCTGTACAACGACGGGTCGGCGTTCGTGTTCATGGACAAGTCGACCTATGACCAGCTGCAGCTGCAGCCCGAGGTGGTCGGTGACGCCGTCCACTTCCTGCTGGAGAACCAGGACGCGATCGTCGCCGTGCACGACGACCTCCCGTTGTACGTCGAGCTGCCGGCCTCGGTCGAGCTCACGGTCGAGTACACCGAGCCGGGTCTGCAGGGCGACCGCTCCAGCGGCGGCACCAAGCCGGCCAAGCTCGAGACCGGCTACGACATCCAGGTCCCGCTGTTCCTGACCACTGGTGAGAAGGTCAAGGTGGACACCCGCACCGGGGACTACCTCGGCCGCGTCACCTCCTGA
- a CDS encoding aspartate carbamoyltransferase catalytic subunit: MKHLLSAGDLSRDEANLILDTAEEMRSLADRPIKKLPALRGRTVVNLFFEDSTRTRISFEAAAKRLSADVINFSAKGSSVSKGESLKDTALTLQAMGADGVVCRHGSSGAPHLLAKSGWMTGSVVNAGDGTHEHPTQALLDAFTMRRHLGSLDGRRITIVGDVLHSRVARSNVLLLSTLGAEVTVVAPPTLLPVDMTTWPCATSYDLDGALAKSDAVMMLRVQRERMNDAFFPSAREYTRRYGLDKYRMAQLPDEAIVLHPGPMNRGMEISAEVADSTRSVIVEQVTNGVAIRMAVLYLLLSGSNEEEQNA; the protein is encoded by the coding sequence GTGAAACATCTGCTGAGCGCTGGTGACCTGAGCCGCGACGAGGCCAACCTGATCCTCGACACCGCCGAGGAGATGCGGTCGCTGGCCGACCGCCCGATCAAGAAGCTGCCGGCGCTGCGCGGCCGGACCGTGGTCAACCTGTTCTTCGAGGACTCGACCCGGACCAGGATCTCGTTCGAGGCGGCCGCCAAGCGGCTGTCGGCGGATGTGATCAACTTCTCCGCCAAGGGTTCCAGCGTGAGCAAGGGCGAGAGCCTGAAGGACACCGCGCTGACGCTGCAGGCGATGGGCGCGGACGGTGTGGTCTGCCGGCACGGTTCGTCCGGCGCGCCGCACCTGCTGGCGAAGTCCGGCTGGATGACCGGCTCGGTGGTGAACGCCGGTGACGGCACCCACGAGCACCCGACCCAGGCGCTGCTCGACGCGTTCACGATGCGCCGCCACCTCGGCTCGCTCGACGGCCGCCGGATCACGATCGTCGGCGACGTCCTGCACTCGCGGGTCGCCCGGTCGAACGTGCTGCTGCTCTCGACGCTCGGCGCCGAGGTGACCGTGGTCGCGCCGCCGACGCTGCTGCCCGTCGACATGACGACCTGGCCGTGCGCGACGTCGTACGACCTGGACGGTGCGCTGGCGAAGAGCGACGCGGTGATGATGCTGCGGGTGCAGCGGGAGCGGATGAACGACGCGTTCTTCCCGAGCGCCCGCGAGTACACCCGGCGGTACGGCCTCGACAAGTACCGGATGGCGCAGCTGCCGGACGAGGCGATCGTGCTGCACCCCGGCCCGATGAACCGCGGGATGGAGATCAGTGCCGAGGTCGCCGACTCCACCCGCTCGGTGATCGTCGAGCAGGTCACGAACGGCGTGGCCATCCGCATGGCCGTCCTTTATCTGCTGTTGTCAGGTAGTAACGAAGAGGAGCAGAACGCATGA